The Planctomycetota bacterium region GCGAGCGCCCGGCCCGTGCGGGCGTCCAGAATCATTGGCACGTATTGCCACACGGGCGCGATCTTGTCGGGGGCGAGCTGGGTGGAGCCGCAGACGCGGTATTCGCCGTGGGCGAGGCGGGTGCCGTCGGGGCTGAGGGCGAAGTCGCCCACGGCCACCGACTTCCCGAAGGCGGCGCCGGCCGTCTGCACGGCCTCGGCGGGGTACGACGCGATGGCCTCGGCTCGGTCGCGGTACCACATCTTCCGCCCGTCGAAGTCCACGGCCATCAGCCCGGTGCGCCCGCCGATGAGAATCTGCCGCAGCGGGGCGTTGATGGCGAGGTCCACCTCGGTGTTGATGGCGCCTTCCTGATAGGTGTTGAAGCCGCCGTGGAAGTCGGGCCACTCGGTCGCCGCGAAGCGCCGGAGCACGCGGCCGTCGGCGCCGTCGAGCAGGAAGACGAAGAAGCCGCGGCCCGTCGCCGCCACCGCCCGCTTGCCGGCGTCGTACCAGCGGGCGACGTAGACGTTGTGCTCGGGCAGGAACTGCTTCCAGAGCAGCGTGCCCTCGCGGCTGAAGCAGAAGAGGTTGTGGCCGAAGCCCGTGGTGCCGATGAGCGCGCGGCCCGAGGCGGCGTCCACGTCCACCGCGCGCACCAGGTCCTCGCGGCTGATCATATCTCGGAAGGCGGATGGTTGGGTGGGCGGATGGGTGGATGAATGCAGGAGAGGCGCCGGCGGTGCTTCCTTCGGTTTCGGCTCTTTCGCCGCCGCCCCTCCATTCATCCATTCATCCAACCCTCTGTTCGCGAATGCACCAGTCCCTTGCGCCATGCCCTCCTCGTCGTTAGCCAGTATCGCAATAGTGTCGTGCTCGTTGGAGAAGCCGCGCCGCACCCAGGCCACGACGGCGCGGCCCGGGCCGGGGAAGCCGGCCGACACAGGCGTGTCGAGCACGTCGCGGCGCACGAGGGCCTCGATGAGCCGATTCTCGAAGCGCCTGCCCAGCAGAATGAGGGGGGCGTCCACGAACAGGCCGGGGTCCACGAGGTTGCCGCGCCACAGGCGGGCGCCGTCCAGCGTGGGCGCCTCGTCATTCCAATCGGCAGGCAGGCAGATCACCTCGGAAACACGCGCCACCCTTGCGGCGCGGCCGCTCGCGGCGAGGGCCTTGGCCAGGGCTTCGGCGTGGGGCCGCACCCAGGGCTGGTCATCGTCCACGGCGATCGTCACCGCCTCCTTGCCCGCGAGGAAGTCGCGCACCCGCTCGGCGTCGCCGATCCACACGGGGCGGGTGTCGAGCGTGGCGGAGGGCGCCTTGCCGGGCCTCACCTCGATGGCGGCCTCAGCGACGGCGCCGCTGATCAACTCACGCACCCGCAGCCGCCAGGCTCCTGCGGGGATGCTGGCCGGCAAGTGGATCGCGCTCCGGTGCTCCGGCGCCGCGGCGCGGTAGAGGGGGAAGTCGGCGGCAGGCAGGCGGCAACCGGCAGGAAGAGCGGAGGGAGGCGCGAGGGTGACCTCGATGGGAAATGCCGCATCAATGGGCGCGCCCGACTTGTCCTGGACGGCCACCTGGTACTCCAGGTCGGAGCCGGCGACCACGGCAGCCGGCGCGGCAAGCGCCACACGGCCAATCTCGGCGGGGAGGAAGGCGTAGAGCTTCCCAGGATAGTACCGCAGGTCGGCCTGGAGCGACATCCAGTCGCCTTTCGGCGTCGGCTCGCTCTTCACCGCGACCGGCTTCATCTCGAGCACGTCGTAGCACGCGGGCGGGCGCTTCGGGAAGCGCAACGTCGGCGCATCAGGGGCCTGGTAGAGGGTCTTGTAGAGACCTGTGAACTTCGTGGGCGCGAAGTTGGGCACCACCAGGTACTCGGCCTGGCCGCAACGGAGCCAGTCGGGGCCGACGAGAAGGCTGTGCTCCGCTGCGGGCGGGATGCGTTTCGACAGGAACGCCCCGACCAGCCTGGTCATCTCCTCGGTCTGGTCGAAGACGGTCTCGAACTCGAAGTCAATGTTGCGCGGGAAGGCGCCGCCGAGCTTGTCATCGTATTCATCGAGGTCGGAATCCAGCCGCACGATGCCCTCGATGGGCAGCCGGCTCGAACGCTCGACGGCCACCGTCTTGCCCGCGTCCACGAGGCGCTTGAGCGCGGCGAGCAGGTCGGGCGGCGTCTCCCCCTCGAGGGTGAAGCCGGGCGCGAACACCACCTCATAATCCATCCCCCTCCCCTCGCGAATCTGCCGGTCACAGAGGAAGTCGGCGGGGAATCCTGCCCGCACGCAGGCCACCCACAGCCCCTCGCACGTGCACGACAGGTTCTCGGGCTTGCGTGGGGCCAGATGGTCGGCTTGGCGCGAGTAGTAGATGGCCACCTTGCGGTAGCCCCTCTCCAGCCTGGTGAAGAGGTCGCCGTAGCGGGTGCACAGGGCGTCGGTGAGGTCGCGCACGACGTCGCGATTGTCAATGGCCTCGGGGTGCTCGTAGTCGTGCGGGATCGTGAAGAAGGCCAACCCGTCCACCTTCTGCGACAGGGCAAAGAAGGCCTGGCGCACGATGTGGTCGCCGAACAGCGGCGGCGCGCCGAACGTGTGAAGCTGCGTCCACACCGGCAGGCCATCACGCACGCGCATCACGTCGGCCTGCATCGGCGCGAAGACGGGGCGGTCGCCGTAGCCGCCATCCTTGTACATCACGCAGGCGGCGAGGTCGAGGTCGGCGAAGACGTCGTCGGAGGTGCCGTTGGGCGCCAGGTTGCCGCCATTGCCGCCCCAGAAGCGCTGGAGGGTGAGGTTCCGCGCGGCGGGGAGGACGGACTTGGCCGCGCGCGACATGCGGGCCGAGAAGTCGCGCCAATAGGCGTCCATGTGCTCGGCCCAGGCTCGGTAGGCCGCGAGGTCCTCCGGCTTGCGCTGGCTGGGTGGGCGCCCGACGAAGCGGTCGAGGGCCTTCACGGCGTCGGCGCTGGTCGCGCCCCTGTGCTTCTCGCGGAAGGCCACCTCTTGGGCTTTGAGGAAGATCTGCGACATGGCCGTGCCCGTGTCGGCGGTGTCGTAGAACTCGTCGTACAGGCACAGGCCCTTGAGCGCGGGGCTGTGCCGCACGGAGGCCGCTTCGAGGCTGATGTAGCGCTCGCACGCGTCGAACGTCTTCGGCTCGCGCGGGAGCATGGTGTCGTTGTAAGTGAACACGTTCTCGTAGAAGGCCAGGTTGTGGCGCACGCAGGCGTTGAGGAAGCGGTCGCGGCCGCTGGGCTGGCCGTAGCTCTCGGCGGGGCCCAGCTCGGGCCGCTCGCGCACCAGTTGCTCCAGGTCGCCGTCGCGGCGGAACACGCGGCTGATGTCGTAGGTCATGCCAACGAAGGCGTTGTAGCCCATCGCGGCGATCTCACGGGCGAGGTCCTCGGCGCCCTCCCCGGTTCGCAGCACGCGCTGATACTGGTCGCCCATGACGTTGTACTTGCCATAGAGCACGTTGGCGAAATGCGTTCGGGGCGTGGGGTCCACCATCTCGATGGAGAGCGGGCGGGTGGCGTGCCCGCCGACGCGTGCCTCGACCCGGTAGCGGCCTGGGGCGAGGGCGCGGCTGGCCGAGGCGTCCATCCGTAGGATGAAGGTCTCGCGCTTCTCGATCGCCTTCGCCGTCTTCTCGCGTAGCAGCGGAGAGCGTGCGCCGGCCGAGTCCACAAGGTCGGCCTCGATGGGCGCGCCGGCGGCGAGCGGCCGGCCGAGCGCGAGGACGCTGAGGCCGATCCAGAATGCCTCGCCGCGGAAGAATGCGTCGCGGCCCCGCTGGGTGAACAAGCCGATGCCCACGGGGCGTTCTCGCGCGACGGAGACCCACTGCTCGCTGAACAGCGGCGGCGCGCCGTCGGGCCGCACGCCCAGGCGCAGGCGGTAAACGCCGTCGGGCGTCTCCCCGATGGCCACCTTCACGGCACCGTCCTCACCTGCTTCCACCTTCAGGTCGGCCCATGGGCCGCCGTCGTACGGCTGCATCCGGGCGAAAGCCGGCGAACTGAGCCGCTCACCTGCGCTCGCGGCTCGCACGCGGGCCTGGAGGCTGCCGCCGGGGCGCAGGTGCCGGGTGGCGGACTCGACCACGACCACGCGCGGCACGCCGGTCGCCTTGTCGGGCACATCCAGTCGCAAGCTCTTCAGCGGCAGGGTGCGCAGGTCGCCGTCCACGTCGAGCGTCGGCCCCTCTTCGGAAATCCGGATGTGGTACGGTTGCTGCCTGGGATACCAGTTGGTGAGGAACCTCCGTCCCGCATCGTGGCTGCCCCACACGAACTGCTCGACGCCCGGCACGACCAGTCTTGCCCCAACGGGGCCCTCGACGGGGAAGCCGTAGAGCGGGACCTCGATGACGCCCTTCGCGACCCGCAATCCCTCGACGCTTTGGCCGCCGCCCGCGCCGGGGGATATGCCGTCCGCGCTCAGGTGAAACGTGAGACCCAAGGGGTGCGCGACGTAGCCCTTGCCCACCTGGTTGGCCGGCAGCCAGATGGTGAGCGGGGCGAACTTGTCGAATACAGGCAGTAGTTCGCGGGCTTTCGCGGTGCTGCCCCCTGTCCTTCCCTTCTCACTCTCGCCTTCAGTCTCGCTCTTCGCGTGGTCGGCCGCTTCGCGAAGCGTGAGGTCGGGCAGCGGCGTCACGCGCATCGCCATCGGCAGATCGCCCTCGTCAGGGTTCGCGCGGAAGGCTCGAATGGTAACCGGATAGCATCGGATGCGCACGACCTGCCCCTCGACGGCCAGATCGGGGTCGGCCGAGGCCACCGCGCCCTCTTTGTCTACCGTGAACACGTGATCGCCCGGCCAGATCGTGTGGTTCCCGGGTTTCAGGGCCGCTTTGGCCACAGGCACGCGGCCGATGTACTTCTTCTCGTGATAGCGCTCGAAGACCGGTTCCCCGTCGAGAAGCACGTTCCGCGCCCAGCACCCGAGGTCGAGGCCGACCTTCACGGCCTCCATGCCGCGCTCGGTGGGCACGATCTCGGTGATGGGCCGTTGGCGCTCCAGTTTGTCCACGGTCACGCCGGGCTGATCGTAGGGGACCAGGCGCAGCTCGACCTCCACCGCGCCGCCGAGGGCGGCGACGGCCATGGCCCATGACACAACGGCCAATGACCAACAGGCAAGTCGGCCGCGGCATCCCTCGTTGGTCCTTGGGCATCGGGCTCTGGCCATTCGAATCGGCCTCAATGCGTCAGGGCGAAGAGAATCCAGTTGGTCACCTGCTGGTAGATCATCTCGCGGTACCGGTTGTCGCCACCGTGGCCAATGCCCTCGCCGATGGGGTTCGAGGCGGTGGGCGGCGTGGAGATCTCCCACGCGCAGCCGTCGTCGTTCGGGCTGAAGAAGACGGCGGGCCGGTCGTCGAGAAGGAAGTAGAGCCAGGGCCTCGTGAACGCCTCGCCGGGCCAGGGCGTGGGGTAGATCATCTTGAACGCGTCGGCCACGCGCGGGTCGGTCTTAAGCAGCCAGATCGGCTCGGCGCCGGGAATGAGCTTCGAGACCTCGGGCCGCACGCTGTCGGCGAACGGGCTGCCGCGCAGGTAGCAGTCGTCGAGGTACAGCGTACCGCCGCGCTCGAGCCAGCGCTTGAGGTTCGCGGTCTCCTTTTCGTTCAGGCTCCAGCGAGTGTGCGCCGTGAGGTAGACAAGGGTGTATTCGAAGAGCTCGTCGCTGGCCAGGTCGAGGCCCTCGTTGTCGGTGTAGACGGGCAGGTCGGTGCGCTGATTCACCTGGTAGAGCAGGTAGGGAATGGCCGTAGGGTCGGCATCCCAGTCCACGCCAGGCATGGCCGGCTTGATGCGGCGGAGGGCGATCCTGTTGCGGCGCTCCTTGGCCTCCGCGGCTGAGCGTTGGCGCGCCTCCCTGGCCGAAAGCTCGGTGCGGTTCATCTCGCCGGCCCGTTCGGCCCAGGTGCTGCCGCGCGAACGGGCATCCAGGAGGAGGACAACGAGGACGGGCAGAAGCAGAGCTCTCATTGGTCACTCAACCCCGGAGAGAAGGCGGAAGTAATCCCCCACCGCGTCCTCGGCCCCGCTGGGCCAGGTCTCGTCGGCCACGCGCGACTTGAGGTCGTGCCGGGCGACCTCCTGCCGCGCCTCGGTGCGGACGGTGCGGACGGGCTCGACCAGGAGATCGGTCTCACGCTTGATCTTCACGAGTCCGCCGAGCAGGCCCTGGGCGTCGAAGCCGAAACGCTTCTCAGTGAACGCGGCCAGGTCGGGCCGGACGATGACGATCTCGACGGGCTGCGCGCGGCCCAGGCGTGGCCCGGTCTCTGTGTTGTTGTCGCGCGCCAACACGTTCAGGGTGATTCGGTCACCTGCCTCCAGCGGCGGGCTGAGGCCCTTGAACAGGTCGGCGAACCGGCCCCGCACGCGGTCGCGCGGCGGGTCGAAGCGCTGCGACTGCGAGCCCTGCCGCACCGGCCGCCCGAGCAGCGGATCCACACCCTCGACCTTGAGGTCCAAGGTCACCTCGGCCACGCCGAAGTCATCGTCGGCCGTCCACCCCAGGGCGAAGGCGGCCGCCTCTTCGGCCATCATCGTGAGCTTGCGGTTGCGCAGCAGCACCTGCACGGTCGGCGCCTCGTCGGCCTGGGTGGCCACCTCGAACGAGAGCGGCCGCTCCATCTCGAAGCCAGGGCCGCAGACCCCCGTGAGGTGCAGGCTCGCGCGCTCGGGGCGCGCCAGGGTAAACGAGAAGTGCCCGAACCGGCCGCTGACGGCCACCGGCTGGCGCGACCCATCGAGCCACTCGACCCAGCAGTGATCAGGGTGCAGGTCGGTGGTGGACGCGAAGCTCACCAGCACGTCGGTGCCCACCAGCCCCTGAAGGCGCGCCACATAGCCCACGAGCGTGCGCGGCGCTTGCCCCGTGTAGGCGGGATAGGCCAGTTCGTAGTGGATGGCGCTCACCGCCGGCAGGTCCCCCACGGTCACCGTGTGCTGGGCACTCCGTCGGCCGGCGCACTCGAACTCGTAGGTGAAAGACTCTTCCGCCCTGGCCACCTCGAAGGACGCGCTGCCCTGGGCCAGCGCGAGCACGCTGGCGATCGGCTTGGGCAGGGCCTTGTCTCTGCCCAGCTCCTGCCGCACGAGGGTCACCTGGCGCCGCCGTGCACCACGGGCCTCGACGCGGAGCGTCACGGGCCGGCCGCGCACCACCGCCACGTCGCCCGGATGCACAACGAGAGTCACAGGGAACAGGGAATCGAGGACGACGGCCCAGGCATCTCCCAACCGCTCGACACGTGCCCGCACCGCGTCCCGGGCGAACACAAGGCACAGTACACAGAGGAGAGCGGTCGAGGCCGCGACGCGTAGGAGGCGTCTGGGGCGGCGCAGGTCGAGCAGGCGGCAAAGGTCCATCTCGGCGAGCCGCCGCACCGTGCGCTCGAGAAGCGCGTGGACGAGACCCGCCGAATAGCCCAGCGGCCCCTTGGCCTCGGCCACCTCGCGCCCGAGCTGGAGCGAGCCGATGAGCTGGTTGTCGAGTTGGCCGTGGAGCGCTTCGATCAGCCGCGCCTCTCTCTCGACCTGGATTCGCCGCAGCATCGCCGGCACGAGGCGCAACGTCACGGCCCCCAGCGCGGCCAGCACCGCCAGCACGAACAGGGCCAGGAGCGGCCACGCGGGCAGCCGCACAGCCCAGTCGAGCGCGAACCACGCCAGCAGCGATCCAGGCCCCAGGATCACGACCCAGGCAAGGCCCTCGGCCATGGCCCAGCGCTTGCGCGACAGGCCGAAGCCGCGGACAGCGGCCACGACCGAGCTCAGGGGATTGCGGATTGCGGACTGCGGGTCGTGGGAACCCATGGAAGCATGACCCCGTCCCTTCGCGTCCTGGTCCGCAATCGGCGTCCCGCGCTCCAGGTTCATACCATCCCCCTCCTCTTGCGGAGGAAGCAATCGGCGGCCACGATGGCGACCATGAGGACCATCGTAACCGGCAGATTCCAGAGGGCAATGGTGGCCGTGGTGGTGAGTCGCCGTGGAGCCAACGTCAACGCGGTGGGCAGAGCGGCGGCCTCCTCGGGCGTGAAGACACGGCCGCCGGTGCCCTCCGCGAGCTCAGCCATGGCCTCGGGCTTCGCGCGCGGGTCGTCCAGCTCCTCATCGCCCTCCCCCGCCACGATCTCGTCGCGGGTGGTCCTGCCACCGAGCGTCACGGCCACCTGCCACGGACCGGGCTCGTCGAGGGTGATCGTGTACTCGTAGAGGCCGGGAGCATCACGGCCGTCGCGAGGGTAGATATGCCGCGTCCTGCCCGAGGGGCTGGTGACAGCGACCCGCAGGTCGGCCTCGCGGATGGGGTGGAATGCGGGGTCCACCAGCCGGGTCGCCAGGGTGATGGACTCGCCAACGGCGGCGCGCGACTGGTAGTGCAGCACCTGCGGCATGTTGGGCTCGAGGCGCGGGTCCGGTGCGAGGAAGCGCACCACGTTGCCCCAGAAGCGGCGGAAGTGGTCCTCGCCCTCCGCCGGCCGCATCATCTCCCAGCGCCACGTGGTGTCCATTGCGAGCGACAGCACCTTGCCCCGGCCGACGTTCTGGATGGCCATGACCGGCATTGCGGATTGCGGACTACGGGTCGCGGTTTGGGAGCCGGGCGGGCTGCTCTCGTTGAACTCCCGGACGGCGAGGAGGGTGGCGCCGGGCTTGATGCGCTCGATGCGGTTGCAGCCGTCGAGCGTCGGCAGGTCGAGCCAGGCGTCGCGGTTGGCCTGCGAGTCCCACGCGAGTTGCATGAGGGGGTGGCAGAGGCCGAGCGGCGTGGCGATGATCTTGAAGGTGCTGGCGGCCTGCGGCTGGCGCGTCGGCTCGACCGCGAAGGGCAGGATGGCAGCGAGGGGCGAGCCCTGGTACTGTCCGGCGGCGTAGACGTTCTGCCCTCCAAGCGTCACGAGCCCGCCGCCGCGGCGGGCCACGAAGTCCACGAGCCGCTGCATGCGCGTCTCCATGACGTCGCCGCCGACGCGGAAGCAGGCGCGCGGGATGTCGCCCAGGATGATCACATCGTACTGGTAAAGGTCGGCCTCGCGGTCGGGCAGGCCGTCGGCCACGTCCTTATGGCGGAGCGCGCCCTGGGCGTACCAGCCGCCCTTGGGCAGCAGCGTGAGGCTCGCCAGGTCCACCACGGGGTCGCGCGCGAGCCAGTGGGCGACGATCTTGCGCTCGTCGCGCGGAATGTCCACCAGGAGCACCCGAATCTTCGCATCCACCACCTGCACCTTGTGTTCGGCGGCCTGGAGGCGGGCGGTGGCCGGATCGCGGACCCCTTCCAGCGCAAAGCGGTACGTGCGCGTGCCGGCACGCGTGGGCCTGGCCACCAGGGGCACGGCGACAGGCTCTGTGCCGAGGCGGATGTTCTCGCGGACCGCCACGGGCTCCTGGCGGCCGTCCTCATGAAGCAGCACGCGGACCGTCTGCTCGCCCAGTTCGGTGGCCGAGAGCGAGGCCGTGAGGCGCAGTTCGTCGCCCAGGCGAACGTAGGGGGCGGCCTCGGAGACGCGGACCTTGGCCACCCTCGGGGCGCCCGGGCTGCCGAAAACCACAGGGTAGACGGGCAAGCCGCGCGCGGCGAGCAGCGGGGCAACGAGGCTGCTGCGCGTGCTCGCCGTGTCGTTGCCGTCGGTGAGAAGAACGATCGCCTGGAGGTCGCTCTCGCGGCGCGCCACCTCTTCGACCGCGGCAATGAGGCGTGTCATGCCCTGGGCCTGTGGGCGGGCCGCTTCTGCCTCGCGGGCAGCGGGAGCCTCGCCCGCATAGAGCCGCCAATCGAAGGCATAGGGCACCAGGTTCGCCCTGTGGCCCAGGCGGGCGAGAGGGCCGGCGGCAAAGGCGCGGGCGGCCTCGAGCCGGCTCTGCCCCGAGGCGTCGCGCAGGCTCATGCTCCCCGACGTGTCGGTGAGCACGGCCACGTTGGCCGGCACCGCGCGTTCGAGGGTGAGTCGGAGTTCGACCTGGCACAGCATTCCCGCCAGGAGGGCGAAGCCCGCCAGCCGCAGCGTCGCCAGGGCCACGCGCGCGCGCCAGCGGACCACGTTCTGGGGCAGCAGATTGAGGGCCGCCACCACGCCAGCAACCAGCGCGAGAACAGCCAGGAACACCCCCGCCGCCGGCCACGCCGGGTAGAGCGCCCACCGGACGGCGCGGGCCACCGTCCCAGGAGACTCGATGCCGAGCAGCCAGTAGAGAGCGCTCATTGGCTGGCCTCCTGGCTGCGCTGGCGTTCGCGGCGCGCGTTGAGCGCCCACCCGATGAGGCCCTCGAGCGCGTAGGCGATGAAGAGCAGGGCGGCCAGCAGTGGCCACAGCTCGCCGCCCGCGGGCGTCAAGCGGAGCGGCTCGCCTGCGGCCGCCACCCGAACCCCCTGCCCAAAGAGGTCCGCCAGCTCCGCCTCGGTGATGCGCTCGGTGCGGCTCTCGCGCGGGTCGTGGTTCACGGCCAGCGGACGGCCCGTCGCGGCGCGGCGTGCCGCGCCTTCCGACGGCTTCTGGAGCGCATAGTGGCCCACGGGCAGGCTGGGGACGAGGAGGGTTCTGTCGGGTCCGATGGCCAGCCGCAGCGGCGAGGCCGGCGCCCCCCGTGGCGAGAGTTCCAACTCGTCGAGGAAGGCGAATGCGGGCTCGGAGACGTCGAGCACGGCCGGCCGCGCGGCCGTGAGCACGTCGGGCCGGCGTGGCCGCAGGTCGCCCGAGAGGTACCCCAGCAACTGCCACATCAGGGCGGGGAACACCCGCGTGCGGGCGAGGTTGCCGCGGTCGAGTTCGAAACCAAAGGCCAGCAGCGCGGCCCGGCCCTGCCCCACGGCCATCTCGGCGGCCAGCGGCGCACCGTCGGTGCCGACGAGCATCGCCGAGGCCGTCGGGGCAAGCTGTCGGAGCTCCCGGACGGCGGCGAACCGCACGGCCGAGAGGTCGCCTTTGAGCCTGTCGCGGAAGGGAGCCAGCACGGGGTGCTGCGCCCCGGCAGGCCGGAGGCCGATGGGCGGGTCGAGCGTCCGCTCGTTGCCCACCTGGGCTGGGGAGAGCGAGGCGAAGGTTCGGTTGAACTTCATGGCGTGGGTGCCGCCGCCGCACACGAAGAGCAGCGCGCGCCCCTGCCGAGCGAAGGCCTCGAGGTCCTTCAGCGCCTGCTCGCTGAGCGTGCTCACGTCGTGGAGGACAATGACGTCGTACTTGCTCAGGGGCTGGCCGGCAAGGGCCTCGGGCGTCACCGCGGTGGTGTGAATCCCTGTGCCGTGGGGCTGGCCGAGTTCGCGGCCGGGGTTGAGGGCGAAGCGCAGGATGCGCACGCCGTCGAGCAGCCCCTCACTGCGGCCTGCGGACCGCGGATTGCGGATTTCAGACAGGCCTGATGGGAGACCTGGCTCGGCGCGGCCCTCCGCGGGCGGAGCGGCATCGTGAACGATGAGGACCCTGCGCGCATCGGCCACGTCGAGCGGGACGGCGAACCGGTTGTCCCCCGGCCGCCCGTCATCGCCATCGAGGCACACCTCGGCTATCGCCTGCCCCGCGCGCGTGGCGCGGAGGGTCAGGTCCACATCCGCTTCGCCGCCGGGCGCCAGGGCGATCTCCTTGATGAGGGGTTCGCGGCGCTCGCCGACGGCCAGTTGAAGCTTCGCCTTGCGCTCGGCGGTGCCCGCGTTGAGCACGCGGGCCACGATGTGCGCGTCGTCGCCCATCTGGACGCGCGAGCCGCGCACGCGGGCCTCCAGGATGGCGAGGTTGTCGGCCTGGGCCCCCGCGAGGTCGAGGAGCACTATCTCGAGCTTGCGGCCGAGTTCGGCCTGCGCGTCCCGGATGCGGCGCAGGTCCTCGCTGTTGCGCGCTTCGAAGGCGGAGGCCGCCAGATCGGTGAGGACCACGATCTGCGAGCGCGCCTCGCGCCGGCCGCGCAACAGGTCGCAGCCCGCGGCCACCGCCCGCACCAGGCCGCGCCCCGCCCCGTCGGTGGCGGCGAGGCCGGAGAGGGCGCGAATCGCCTCGTGGGGCGCCGGGTGAAGGGGAACGATCGGCTCGGCGTCCTGGGCAGCGGCGATCAGCGCACACCGGCTGGGCGCGGCCACCTCGCGCAGCAGCGCGTCGGCTTGGGCCTTCGCCAGGTCCATCAGCGGCGCAGGGCGGCCGTCGGCCGGGCGCGTGCCCAGGGCCTGCATGCTGGCCGAACAGTCCACCACGACGACCAGATTGCGCGCGGCGGGACCGAACGGCGTCCAGGCCGTGAAGAGCCGGGCCATCGCCAGCGCGAGGAGAGCCAGCACGGCGAGACGCAGGAGGAGCTGCCCCACATCCACCAGCCGCATCGCGAACACGTTCGTCCGCTCGTCGGCCCGCAGGAACTGGATGGTCGGGAAGTCCTGGACCTGGTACTTGTGGCGCGCGATCAGGTGGAGTGCGACCGGGATGGCCAGCGCCACGAGCCCGAGCAGCATGCCGGGGAACAGCAGGCTCATCGCGCCCTCTCCCTGCGGTAGAGGAGGTAGTCGCGCAGCACCAGCTCGATGGGCTGCGAGGTGTCCACGAAGCGGTAGTCGGCGCCGCACGCCACGGTGCCGCTCTCGATGCGGCGGCGGAAGCGCTCGAGGCGGTCGAGGTAGAGCGGCCGCTGGCGCAGCGGGTCGCTCATCAGGGCGGCGCCCGTCTCCATGTCGCGGAAGGTGGTAAGCGGCTTGAAGGGGAACGCCACCTCGTCATGGTCGAGGAGATGGAGGACGATCACGTCGTGCCCCCGGGCGGTCAGGTGGCGGATACCGTCCACCACGGCGCGCGCATCGCCGTAGCAGTCGCTGAGGACAAGCACGATGCCCCGGCGAGTAAGGCGCCGGCCGATGGCCTCGAGCACGCGGGCGAGGTCGGTCTGGCCCTGGGGCTCGATGGCCTCGAGCCGCGAAAGCAGGGTGTAGAGGTGGCGCTGCCCCTGCCGGGGCGGCAGGAACTCGCGCAGCGCGTCGCCGAAGGTCGCCAGGCCGGGCGAGTCCTGCTGCCGGTGCACGAGGAAGGCCACGGACGCGGCCAGATAGCTGGCGTACTCCAGCTTCGTCAACCTGTCGCGGTCCGCCGGCCGATAGCCCATCGAACGGCTGGTGTCGAGCAGGCACACGACGTTCATGTTCGATTCCATCTCGAACCGCTTGACGAAGTAGCGTTCGGTGCGGGCGAGCATCTTCCAGTCAATCGTGCGCGGCTCGTCGCCGGGCGAGTACTCGCGGTGGTCCACGAACTCGACGCTGAAGCCGTAGAACGGGCTGCGGTGGCGCGACGCGTAGAGGCCCTCGACGAGCAGGCGCGCG contains the following coding sequences:
- a CDS encoding PQQ-binding-like beta-propeller repeat protein translates to MAVAALGGAVEVELRLVPYDQPGVTVDKLERQRPITEIVPTERGMEAVKVGLDLGCWARNVLLDGEPVFERYHEKKYIGRVPVAKAALKPGNHTIWPGDHVFTVDKEGAVASADPDLAVEGQVVRIRCYPVTIRAFRANPDEGDLPMAMRVTPLPDLTLREAADHAKSETEGESEKGRTGGSTAKARELLPVFDKFAPLTIWLPANQVGKGYVAHPLGLTFHLSADGISPGAGGGQSVEGLRVAKGVIEVPLYGFPVEGPVGARLVVPGVEQFVWGSHDAGRRFLTNWYPRQQPYHIRISEEGPTLDVDGDLRTLPLKSLRLDVPDKATGVPRVVVVESATRHLRPGGSLQARVRAASAGERLSSPAFARMQPYDGGPWADLKVEAGEDGAVKVAIGETPDGVYRLRLGVRPDGAPPLFSEQWVSVARERPVGIGLFTQRGRDAFFRGEAFWIGLSVLALGRPLAAGAPIEADLVDSAGARSPLLREKTAKAIEKRETFILRMDASASRALAPGRYRVEARVGGHATRPLSIEMVDPTPRTHFANVLYGKYNVMGDQYQRVLRTGEGAEDLAREIAAMGYNAFVGMTYDISRVFRRDGDLEQLVRERPELGPAESYGQPSGRDRFLNACVRHNLAFYENVFTYNDTMLPREPKTFDACERYISLEAASVRHSPALKGLCLYDEFYDTADTGTAMSQIFLKAQEVAFREKHRGATSADAVKALDRFVGRPPSQRKPEDLAAYRAWAEHMDAYWRDFSARMSRAAKSVLPAARNLTLQRFWGGNGGNLAPNGTSDDVFADLDLAACVMYKDGGYGDRPVFAPMQADVMRVRDGLPVWTQLHTFGAPPLFGDHIVRQAFFALSQKVDGLAFFTIPHDYEHPEAIDNRDVVRDLTDALCTRYGDLFTRLERGYRKVAIYYSRQADHLAPRKPENLSCTCEGLWVACVRAGFPADFLCDRQIREGRGMDYEVVFAPGFTLEGETPPDLLAALKRLVDAGKTVAVERSSRLPIEGIVRLDSDLDEYDDKLGGAFPRNIDFEFETVFDQTEEMTRLVGAFLSKRIPPAAEHSLLVGPDWLRCGQAEYLVVPNFAPTKFTGLYKTLYQAPDAPTLRFPKRPPACYDVLEMKPVAVKSEPTPKGDWMSLQADLRYYPGKLYAFLPAEIGRVALAAPAAVVAGSDLEYQVAVQDKSGAPIDAAFPIEVTLAPPSALPAGCRLPAADFPLYRAAAPEHRSAIHLPASIPAGAWRLRVRELISGAVAEAAIEVRPGKAPSATLDTRPVWIGDAERVRDFLAGKEAVTIAVDDDQPWVRPHAEALAKALAASGRAARVARVSEVICLPADWNDEAPTLDGARLWRGNLVDPGLFVDAPLILLGRRFENRLIEALVRRDVLDTPVSAGFPGPGRAVVAWVRRGFSNEHDTIAILANDEEGMAQGTGAFANRGLDEWMNGGAAAKEPKPKEAPPAPLLHSSTHPPTQPSAFRDMISREDLVRAVDVDAASGRALIGTTGFGHNLFCFSREGTLLWKQFLPEHNVYVARWYDAGKRAVAATGRGFFVFLLDGADGRVLRRFAATEWPDFHGGFNTYQEGAINTEVDLAINAPLRQILIGGRTGLMAVDFDGRKMWYRDRAEAIASYPAEAVQTAGAAFGKSVAVGDFALSPDGTRLAHGEYRVCGSTQLAPDKIAPVWQYVPMILDARTGRALAENTEDPGNETRAAGWHLTWPAHSETPWMHTQGVAAPLHADGTRGALVPFEGRWLKDGAQLATAPTLAQRLAPDGKSRWAVEADRIFVPGLDSVSGDETRLYRCDRDGLVQCMDLATGRTLWQHKLPFAATLCATADGLVAGAQNGTVVRLDTHGKALWQTRLRDHHEVPGGDYPGYVRAALERDPDGTAELFPVGDDRPGDYDGILRMGLEQLANGGFESPEGWRATQGETRLAAPARSGGKALHLAPGQLVTQPLQRKVVPSATYLLEFFYRAEPPAASRTCGRLVAGALLKGAKETLTASKFAGRPGEWAFGRLAVKTMADTQSIEVGFEAEGGAVAVDDASFRTVRFPSANLLANAELHAVEPTFVRDIRVQYSRIPPSLEEKLRSRNRVVVLKQGLVTTATRFTQEQAFLHNGRLDDLGPIWFYQPDDAGFSVVLTRPAWVSHLVLYLNNATPDNVYRTISVLANNMEKRIPEAVSLVRGNRRRFVVVHFPKLLHTDSLKVLPGLHGSRKECLTEIEVYGPPGGPEMAGAGKRFADDAEATPMLLAAPSHVPAKPPADLVGELAELGRVRIGAPAYNVGGTVAGGAFAYGEAGGSLRSVQLKESDATKGGNPKPETRSPKWKVEAGPTWGLGTITPTTTPARYAGRLLVGTADGKMHAVADSGMRLWSYQTSGRVYSAPTPDGDEVYFGSDDGRLYKLDVDSGILLWEFATGGKVRSAPALGGIAAGGASLPRVFFASWDGSLYAVDADKGTLTWKAPLAPFTRSSPAVRDGRVYIGDEEGRMLGFDAASGKALWAGELGGTISTCPLVCDDGVLFASDQGDAALVTHDGAVRWKRPLGARLAGQPLATQTQAIVPTERGVLVLRRADGQPDPRLVLPESPGKVLSAVPCGDRLFLIAAQAEVDFRSPPRTYVTYEGAAIVWGPKPKVEAK